A DNA window from Brassica napus cultivar Da-Ae chromosome C1, Da-Ae, whole genome shotgun sequence contains the following coding sequences:
- the LOC106369185 gene encoding ADP-ribosylation factor-like protein 5, whose product MGAFASRFWFMMFPAKEYKIVVVGLDNAGKTTTLYKLHLGEVVTTHPTVGSNVEELVYKNIRFEVWDLGGQDRLRTSWATYYRGTNAVIVVIDSTDRARISLMKDELSRLLGHEDLQNSVILVFANKQDLKDAMSPAEITDALNLHSIKNHDWHIQASCAVTGEGLHDGLGWIAQKVTEKPPS is encoded by the exons ATGGGAGCATTCGCATCGAGGTTTTGGTTCATGATGTTCCCCGCGAAAGAGTACAAGATCGTCGTTGTTGGTTTGGATAACGCCGGTAAAACGACGACGCTTTATAAGCTTCACTTGGGTGAAGTTGTCACCACTCATCCTACCGTTGGAAGCAATGTCGAAGAGCTCGTTTACAAGAACATCCGCTTCGAG GTTTGGGATCTTGGTGGGCAAGATAGGCTCAGAACATCATGGGCAACTTACTACAGAGGAACGAACGCTGTAATCGTGGTTATCGATAGCACAGACAGAGCCAGAATCTCTTTAATGAAAGATGAGCTATCCAGATTACTCGGGCATGAGGATCTTCAGAACTCGGTCATACTCGTCTTTGCAAACAAACAGGACCTCAAGGATGCTATGAGCCCAGCTGAGATCACGGACGCGCTTAACCTTCACAGCATCAAGAACCATGATTGGCACATTCAAGCAAGCTGTGCAGTCACTGGAGAAGGATTGCATGATGGGCTTGGTTGGATTGCCCAGAAAGTTACTGAGAAACCTCCAAGTTAA
- the LOC106369183 gene encoding uncharacterized protein LOC106369183: MKIQPTETDIPASRDSAKPVLKSRLKRLLDRPFTNVLRSSNSDKPLIEAQHGRERDGVVSEFEPSSVVLAKMVQNYMEESNERQAKNGRNRCNCFNGNNDDSSDDEFDLFGCSVESFNDAYDHFKSLIPCASVMERNLSADAAKILEKNKSVKRKDDLRKLVVDGLSALGYDSSICKSKWDKTRSIPAGEYEFIDVIVNGERLLIDVDFRSEFDIARQTNAYKALLQSLPFVFVGKSDRISQIVSMVSEAARQSLKKKGMHFPPWRKADYMRAKWLSSYTRNSGDNAPEPMVSSAFVAETGIDCSEIELSFEEKFLASVNSPSSPLKSVAGSDDVAEAVEREAKVVTGLASLFKENP; the protein is encoded by the exons ATGAAGATCCAACCGACTGAAACAGATATTCCGGCGAGTAGAGACTCGGCTAAACCAGTGCTCAAGTCTCGCCTCAAGCGTCTCTTAGATCGACCGTTTACAAATGTTCTGAGAAGCTCAAACTCAGATAAACCACTCATCGAAGCTCAACACGGTCGAGAGCGAGATGGAGTCGTCTCCGAGTTCGAGCCGAGCTCCGTCGTTTTAGCGAAGATGGTTCAGAACTACATGGAGGAGAGCAACGAGAGGCAAGCTAAAAACGGACGCAATCGCTGCAATTGTTTCAACGGGAACAACGACGATAGCTCCGACGATGAATTCGATTTGTTCGGTTGCTCCGTCGAGTCTTTCAACGACGCTTATGACCATTTCAAG AGCTTGATACCATGCGCGAGCGTCATGGAGAGGAATCTATCAGCTGATGCCGCGAAGATTCTGGAGAAGAACAAATCAGTCAAACGAAAAGATGATCTGAGGAAGCTTGTCGTTGATGGACTCTCAGCTCTTGGTTATGATTCCTCAATCTGTAAATCGAAATGGGATAAAACTCGCTCTATACCGGCCG GCGAGTACGAGTTCATCGACGTGATTGTAAACGGTGAAAGGCTTCTGATTGATGTGGATTTTCGATCGGAGTTCGATATCGCACGGCAGACGAATGCATACAAGGCGTTGCTTCAGTCTCTACCGTTCGTTTTCGTCGGGAAGTCTGACCGGATCAGTCAGATCGTTTCGATGGTTTCAGAGGCGGCGAGGCAGAGCTTGAAGAAGAAAGGTATGCATTTTCCACCGTGGAGGAAAGCTGATTACATGCGAGCTAAGTGGCTGTCTTCGTACACACGAAACTCCGGCGATAACGCCCCGGAGCCGATGGTTTCGTCCGCCTTCGTCGCTGAAACGGGGATAGACTGTTCGGAGATTGAGCTGAGTTTCGAGGAGAAATTTTTGGCGTCGGTGAATTCTCCTTCCTCTCCTCTTAAGTCGGTTGCCGGAAGTGATGACGTGGCAGAGGCGGTGGAGAGAGAAGCCAAGGTCGTCACGGGATTAGCTTCACTGTTCAAGGAGAATCCCTAG